A part of Oncorhynchus clarkii lewisi isolate Uvic-CL-2024 chromosome 17, UVic_Ocla_1.0, whole genome shotgun sequence genomic DNA contains:
- the LOC139371191 gene encoding guanine nucleotide-binding protein-like 3: protein MKRPGLKKASKRVSCSKRYKIQKKVREHNRKLKKDAKKKGVGKKVKKDIGVPNKAPFKEDILREAEQRRLKLEEEKERKKLAKQQQRAQKRKKENAASSDRDTKVKKARKELPSQEDLVKQMVKQSDPRNSKKHFCSELNKVIDASDVIIEVLDARDPLGCRCPQLEEAVLKRGGNKKLLFLLNKIDLVPKENVEKWLQCLQLEFPAVAFKASTQLQDKTVQEKKARFATLNGVVDQTKGVACYGGGCLLQLLGDFANGTGRGGSVKVGLVGFPNVGKSSLINSLKGMRACNAGVQRGITRCFQDVHISKNVKMVDSPGIVAAQSNPKAAMALRSLQVEDKQETVLEAVRTLLKQCNKQQVMLQYNVPDFRNSLEFLSFFAKKRGFLQKGGFPNTELAASTFLSDWTGAKLSYHCKAPEKPSLPPYLSEDIVTEMQKGWDLDKLRKSNEETLRSVKFPNQASSIILLSKGPTAGVLSDSDVVEDKPAQGPTEEEEMEGSCVNQEDDGVEAVSDADEMDEPQIKTPVTKEPAKVRFQVPVPVNILSSVQTDDAYDFNTDFK, encoded by the exons ATGAAGCGCCCGG GGTTAAAGAAAGCAAGTAAACGTGTGTCTTGCTCCAAACGTTACAAAATACAGAAAAAG GTCCGGGAACACAACAGAAAACTAAAAAAAGATGCAAAAAAGAAAGGAGTAGGCAAAAAAGTGAAAAAGGATATTGGAGTTCCCAACAAAGCACCCTTCAAAGAGGATATTCTGAGGGAAGCAGAACAGAGGAGGTTAAAG CTtgaagaagaaaaagagagaaaaaagttGGCCAAGCAACAACAACGGGCTCAGAAGAGGAAGAAGGAAAACGCTGCCAGTAGTGATAGAGACACCAAAGTGAAGAAAGCCAGAAAG GAGTTACCGTCACAGGAGGACCTTGTCAAACAGATGGTGAAACAAAGTGACCCAAGGAATTCAAAGAAGCACTTTTGTTCAGAATTAAATAAG GTGATCGATGCCTCTGACGTTATAATTGAAGTCCTAGACGCCAGAGATCCCCTTGGCTGCAGGTGTCCACAGCTAGAGGAAGCTGTACTGAAGAGGGGTGGAAACAAGAAGCTACTATTCCTGTTGAACAAAATAG ATCTTGTTCCTAAAGAGAATGTGGAGAAGTGGCTGCAGTGTCTTCAGCTTGAGTTCCCAGCTGTGGCGTTCAAGGCGTCCACACAACTACAGGATAAAACGGTG CAAGAGAAGAAGGCTAGGTTTGCAACTCTTAATGGAGTAGTAGACCAGACCAAAGGAGTGGCGTGTTATGGCGGCGGCTGTCTTCTCCAGCTCCTGGGAGACTTTGCAaatgggacagggagagggggctCAGTAAAAGTGGGCTTAGTCG GGTTCCCCAACGTGGGGAAGAGCAGTCTGATCAACAGCCTAAAAGGGATGAGGGCCTGTAATGCAGGAGTCCAGAGAGGGATCACCAG GTGCTTCCAAGATGTCCACATCTCTAAAAATGTCAAGATGGTTGACAGCCCAGGGATAGTGGCGGCCCAGTCTAACCCAAAAGCTGCCATGGCGCTGAGGAGTCTCCAGGTGGAGGACAAGCAGGAGACTGTTCTAGAGGCCGTCAGGACCCTGCTCAAACAGTGCAACAAGCAACAG GTAATGCTTCAGTACAATGTTCCGGACTTCAGAAACTCGTTGGAGTTTTTATCCTTTTTTGCCAAGAAACGTGGATTTCTGCAGAAGGGTGGATTCCCTAACACAGAGCTGGCTGCCTCTACCTTCCTCAGTGATTGGACAGG GGCAAAGCTGAGTTATCACTGCAAAGCCCCTGAAAAGCCAAGCCTTCCCCCATACCTCTCTGAAGACATTGTAACAGAGATGCAGAAGGGCTGGGACTTGGACAAGCTGAGGAAGAGCAACGAGGAGACTCTAAGAA GTGTGAAGTTCCCAAACCAGGCCAGCAGCATCATCCTCCTGTCTAAAGGCCCCACTGCAGGAGTGCTGAGTGACAGTGATGTGGTTGAGGACAAACCTGCTCAAGGGCCcactgaggaagaggagatggagggtagCTGTGTGAACCAAGAG GATGATGGGGTTGAAGCGGTGTCTGATGCAGATGAAATGGATGAACCACAGATAAAGACACCAGTCACAA AAGAACCAGCCAAAGTGAGGTTCCAGGTTCCTGTCCCAGTCAACATTCTCTCCTCAGTCCAGACAGATGATGCCTATGACTTCAACACAGATTTTAAATGA